From one Lineus longissimus chromosome 3, tnLinLong1.2, whole genome shotgun sequence genomic stretch:
- the LOC135485154 gene encoding calmodulin-alpha-like, which translates to MRKMKTKALIDQLTEEQVIEIREAFRLFDKDGDGTVSTQELGTVLKSLGQAPTDDELETMINEVDTDGNGIIEFSEFLAMMAKKMLGGESALDIREAFKVFDRDGHGYITVAELKRVMTTLGEKMTEEEVNEMISEADVDGDGKVDYEEFAEMIKSK; encoded by the exons ATGCGTAAGATGAAAACCAAG GCGCTGATTGATCAACTTACTGAAGAACAAGTAATCG AAATCCGTGAGGCGTTTCGCTTGTTCGACAAGGACGGCGATGGGACTGTATCTACACAGGAGTTGGGGACGGTGCTGAAATCACTTGGACAGGCACCAACAGATGATGAGCTAGAGACCATGATTAACGAAGTGGACACTGACG GCAATGGTATCATCGAGTTCTCAGAGTTCCTCGCCATGATGGCAAAGAAGATGTTAGGGGGAGAGTCCGCGCTTGACATCCGGGAGGCGTTCAAGGTGTTTGATCGGGACGGGCACGGCTACATCACGGTGGCAGAACTCAAACGCGTGATGACCACCCTTGGGGAGAAGATGACGGAGGAGGAGGTGAATGAGATGATATCAGAGGCAGATGTGGATGGGGATGGCAAGGTCGATTATGAAG AGTTTGCGGAAATGATCAAGTCGAAATAG
- the LOC135485131 gene encoding tetratricopeptide repeat protein 13-like isoform X2 — MPLQGECLHCNDKQGILSQLGLGSSSAPGASHPLHALAVIIAELHSECEKNRDDVPINICSTLSSSLIHSLKDHSKGGSCSTDKPKLSRELIQSYADTIAEQKLVPLGTGNIKIDKRIAYGLVLINTDNLDEGITHFTKLIEDHPDMIPAYHGRGSAYARKSLQANFNAAYNDFTKAIDLDRSIPESYERRAEVLALAGLTKEALEDISQALKTRPTAKLYFLRGVMALSSEDLTSAEMNFREALDMNDSHKLSILYYLGITLYYKGKLRNAIAVFKDVIKMKPDHLDAFTSMAHSYSGIGNFRLAMENFNHSLTLNPQHIAALQLRGLMFYQTGYLNSALVDFQKCLSVNPQNQRCMYMKGVIHLARGNYFDAVKTHTKVMIGHPLTVMRVSSDFIRAHYLREYARYLHAHVDTPFLDLRADEDFVPEFKDKWIKYQPLQSMTDYREQHGIQPNLKDVSPASFKHYPQDVQELILKASKIGALTQVNSDGFLPNQRLNLAMGLAAIHIAQVMEGLWKGPRNLHYKGNAFTWRHLFNISMQYRRVANPDQPVFWMDQMREDKSNGFQSQINFIKGHVVNIQMMQYYDLVFKLVKTTVEHYNSDGAVSYPGFREEIDRADTCDDLLRIAKKRHINPQGFMVPTQVPSYRDKNSHQLEGVILTLTGDNASRILFSINLAATKGRTTTFHAELDFLFNKLNDEIRRTGISKIVEFDSILNIMLSLVYYFYNLMPLSKGSSVVAYSVALGLIMSIGKEVTGKIPQGKLVDVEAMLSGAPDAFILVAKQWMNIKRLSTSLSMLPSVEEVFPTVRSIIEVLNAAPLE, encoded by the exons ATGCCACTACAGGGAGAATGCCTCCATTGCAATGATAAACAAGGGATTCTCTCTCAGCTGGGATTGGGATCTTCCTCGGCACCTGGGGCTTCACATCCTCTGCATGCACTCGCTGTTATCATCGCTGAACTTCACTCTGAGTGTG aaaaaaatcgagATGATGTTCCTATCAACATATGTTCAACTCTCAGCAGCTCCCTAATTCATAGCTTGAAAGATCACAGTAAAGGAGGGTCGTGTTCTACTGATAAACCAAAACTAAGCAGGGAGTTGATTCAG TCCTATGCTGACACCATTGCTGAACAGAAACTGGTGCCACTCGGCACAGGGAACATTAAGATAGATAAGAGGATAG CTTATGGTTTAGTACTGATAAACACTGATAATCTTGATGAAGGCATAACTCACTTTACTAAACTAATCGAG GATCATCCTGATATGATACCTGCCTATCATGGACGTGGTTCTGCGTATGCAAGAAAGTCACTCCAG GCGAATTTCAATGCTGCCTATAATGATTTCACGAAAGCTATTGATCTTGATCGAAGTATTCCCGAGAGTTATGAGAGAAGAGCTGAG GTTTTGGCTTTGGCCGGCCTAACTAAAGAAGCTCTCGAAGACATCTCCCAAGCTTTAAAAACACGACCAACAGCAAAATTATATTTCTTACGTGGTGTGATGGCGTTATCGAGCGAGGATCTGACCTCTGCTGAAATGAACTTCAGAGAAGCGTTGGACATGAATGACTCCCACAAGCTCAGTATTCTCTACTACCTTGGCATAACACTGTATTACAAGGGGAAGCTCAGG AATGCTATAGCAGTCTTTAAAGATGTTATCAAAATGAAGCCGGATCATCTCGATGCCTTCACAAGTATGGCTCACTCATACAG TGGCATCGGTAACTTTAGGTTAGCCATGGAGAACTTCAATCATTCCTTGACCCTCAACCCTCAACACATTGCTGCTCTTCAGCTGAGAGGGTTAATGTTTTACCAGACTGGATACCTGAACAGTGCATTGGTGGACTTTCAG AAATGCCTGTCTGTCAACCCTCAGAACCAGAGGTGTATGTACATGAAGGGGGTCATCCACCTGGCAAGGGGCAACTATTTTGATGCTGTCAAGACTCACACTAAG GTGATGATTGGTCACCCTCTGACTGTCATGAGAGTCAGCTCTGACTTCATCCGTGCTCACTATCTCAGAG AGTATGCCCGATACCTCCACGCCCATGTAGACACTCCATTTCTAGATTTGCGGGCAGATGAAGATTTTGTGCCCGAGTTTAAAGATAAATGGATCAAGTATCAACCACTGCAATCCATG ACTGATTACAGAGAGCAGCATGGCATACAACCTAACCTAAA AGATGTTTCTCCAGCCTCTTTCAAACATTATCCCCAAGACGTGCAAGAGTTAATACTGAAAGCGAGTAAGATTGGTGCCCTTACTCAAGTGAACAGCGATGGATTCTTGCCAAACCAACGGTTGAATCTAGCAATGGGTCTGGCTGCCATTCATATTGCACAAGTTATGGAG GGACTTTGGAAGGGACCGAGGAATCTTCATTATAAAGGAAATGCCTTTACGTGGCGGCACCTGTTTAACATCTCGATGCAGTATCGGCGAGTAGCTAATCCTGATCAACCCGTGTTTTGGATGGACCAGATGAGAGAAGATAAAAGTAATGGATTCCAGTCGCAAATCAATTTCATCAA GGGACATGTGGTGAATATCCAGATGATGCAGTACTATGACTTAGTCTTCAAGCTAGTCAAGACGACAGTGGAGCATTACAACAGTGATGGTGCAGTCAGCTACCCAGGCTTCAGGGAGGAGATAGACAGGGCAGATACATGTGATGACCTACTGAGAATAGCAAAG AAGAGACATATCAACCCTCAAGGTTTCATGGTGCCAACACAAGTGCCCAGTTATCGTGATAAGAACTCACATCAACTTGAAGGCGTCATTCTGACACTGACAGGAGACAA TGCGAGTCGAATTCTATTCTCGATCAACCTGGCTGCCACTAAAGGTCGAACAACAACATTCCACGCCGAGTTAGACTTCCTCTTTAATAAACTCAATGACGAAATCAGAAGGACAGGAATATCAAAGATTGTG GAGTTTGACAGCATCCTTAACATCATGCTCTCCTTGGTCTATTACTTCTACAACTTGATGCCATTATCAAAGGGTTCGAGTGTGGTTGCTTACAGCGTCGCCCTCGGTCTCATCATGTCCATTGGGAAGGAGGTCACAGGGAAGATACCGCAGGGAAAG CTTGTTGACGTTGAAGCGATGCTGTCAGGTGCTCCAGATGCCTTCATTCTTGTTGCCAAACAGTGGATGAACATAAAAAG GTTGAGTACGTCCTTATCAATGCTGCCATCAGTTGAAGAAGTCTTCCCTACTGTCAGAAGTATTATAGAGGTGTTAAATGCTGCTCCGTTAGAATAA
- the LOC135485131 gene encoding tetratricopeptide repeat protein 13-like isoform X1, with the protein MPLQGECLHCNDKQGILSQLGLGSSSAPGASHPLHALAVIIAELHSECEKNRDDVPINICSTLSSSLIHSLKDHSKGGSCSTDKPKLSRELIQSYADTIAEQKLVPLGTGNIKIDKRIAYGLVLINTDNLDEGITHFTKLIEDHPDMIPAYHGRGSAYARKSLQANFNAAYNDFTKAIDLDRSIPESYERRAEVLALAGLTKEALEDISQALKTRPTAKLYFLRGVMALSSEDLTSAEMNFREALDMNDSHKLSILYYLGITLYYKGKLRNAIAVFKDVIKMKPDHLDAFTSMAHSYSGIGNFRLAMENFNHSLTLNPQHIAALQLRGLMFYQTGYLNSALVDFQKCLSVNPQNQRCMYMKGVIHLARGNYFDAVKTHTKVMIGHPLTVMRVSSDFIRAHYLREYARYLHAHVDTPFLDLRADEDFVPEFKDKWIKYQPLQSMTDYREQHGIQPNLKDVSPASFKHYPQDVQELILKASKIGALTQVNSDGFLPNQRLNLAMGLAAIHIAQVMEGLWKGPRNLHYKGNAFTWRHLFNISMQYRRVANPDQPVFWMDQMREDKSNGFQSQINFINEILLIRGHVVNIQMMQYYDLVFKLVKTTVEHYNSDGAVSYPGFREEIDRADTCDDLLRIAKKRHINPQGFMVPTQVPSYRDKNSHQLEGVILTLTGDNASRILFSINLAATKGRTTTFHAELDFLFNKLNDEIRRTGISKIVEFDSILNIMLSLVYYFYNLMPLSKGSSVVAYSVALGLIMSIGKEVTGKIPQGKLVDVEAMLSGAPDAFILVAKQWMNIKRLSTSLSMLPSVEEVFPTVRSIIEVLNAAPLE; encoded by the exons ATGCCACTACAGGGAGAATGCCTCCATTGCAATGATAAACAAGGGATTCTCTCTCAGCTGGGATTGGGATCTTCCTCGGCACCTGGGGCTTCACATCCTCTGCATGCACTCGCTGTTATCATCGCTGAACTTCACTCTGAGTGTG aaaaaaatcgagATGATGTTCCTATCAACATATGTTCAACTCTCAGCAGCTCCCTAATTCATAGCTTGAAAGATCACAGTAAAGGAGGGTCGTGTTCTACTGATAAACCAAAACTAAGCAGGGAGTTGATTCAG TCCTATGCTGACACCATTGCTGAACAGAAACTGGTGCCACTCGGCACAGGGAACATTAAGATAGATAAGAGGATAG CTTATGGTTTAGTACTGATAAACACTGATAATCTTGATGAAGGCATAACTCACTTTACTAAACTAATCGAG GATCATCCTGATATGATACCTGCCTATCATGGACGTGGTTCTGCGTATGCAAGAAAGTCACTCCAG GCGAATTTCAATGCTGCCTATAATGATTTCACGAAAGCTATTGATCTTGATCGAAGTATTCCCGAGAGTTATGAGAGAAGAGCTGAG GTTTTGGCTTTGGCCGGCCTAACTAAAGAAGCTCTCGAAGACATCTCCCAAGCTTTAAAAACACGACCAACAGCAAAATTATATTTCTTACGTGGTGTGATGGCGTTATCGAGCGAGGATCTGACCTCTGCTGAAATGAACTTCAGAGAAGCGTTGGACATGAATGACTCCCACAAGCTCAGTATTCTCTACTACCTTGGCATAACACTGTATTACAAGGGGAAGCTCAGG AATGCTATAGCAGTCTTTAAAGATGTTATCAAAATGAAGCCGGATCATCTCGATGCCTTCACAAGTATGGCTCACTCATACAG TGGCATCGGTAACTTTAGGTTAGCCATGGAGAACTTCAATCATTCCTTGACCCTCAACCCTCAACACATTGCTGCTCTTCAGCTGAGAGGGTTAATGTTTTACCAGACTGGATACCTGAACAGTGCATTGGTGGACTTTCAG AAATGCCTGTCTGTCAACCCTCAGAACCAGAGGTGTATGTACATGAAGGGGGTCATCCACCTGGCAAGGGGCAACTATTTTGATGCTGTCAAGACTCACACTAAG GTGATGATTGGTCACCCTCTGACTGTCATGAGAGTCAGCTCTGACTTCATCCGTGCTCACTATCTCAGAG AGTATGCCCGATACCTCCACGCCCATGTAGACACTCCATTTCTAGATTTGCGGGCAGATGAAGATTTTGTGCCCGAGTTTAAAGATAAATGGATCAAGTATCAACCACTGCAATCCATG ACTGATTACAGAGAGCAGCATGGCATACAACCTAACCTAAA AGATGTTTCTCCAGCCTCTTTCAAACATTATCCCCAAGACGTGCAAGAGTTAATACTGAAAGCGAGTAAGATTGGTGCCCTTACTCAAGTGAACAGCGATGGATTCTTGCCAAACCAACGGTTGAATCTAGCAATGGGTCTGGCTGCCATTCATATTGCACAAGTTATGGAG GGACTTTGGAAGGGACCGAGGAATCTTCATTATAAAGGAAATGCCTTTACGTGGCGGCACCTGTTTAACATCTCGATGCAGTATCGGCGAGTAGCTAATCCTGATCAACCCGTGTTTTGGATGGACCAGATGAGAGAAGATAAAAGTAATGGATTCCAGTCGCAAATCAATTTCATCAA TGAGATATTACTTATAAG GGGACATGTGGTGAATATCCAGATGATGCAGTACTATGACTTAGTCTTCAAGCTAGTCAAGACGACAGTGGAGCATTACAACAGTGATGGTGCAGTCAGCTACCCAGGCTTCAGGGAGGAGATAGACAGGGCAGATACATGTGATGACCTACTGAGAATAGCAAAG AAGAGACATATCAACCCTCAAGGTTTCATGGTGCCAACACAAGTGCCCAGTTATCGTGATAAGAACTCACATCAACTTGAAGGCGTCATTCTGACACTGACAGGAGACAA TGCGAGTCGAATTCTATTCTCGATCAACCTGGCTGCCACTAAAGGTCGAACAACAACATTCCACGCCGAGTTAGACTTCCTCTTTAATAAACTCAATGACGAAATCAGAAGGACAGGAATATCAAAGATTGTG GAGTTTGACAGCATCCTTAACATCATGCTCTCCTTGGTCTATTACTTCTACAACTTGATGCCATTATCAAAGGGTTCGAGTGTGGTTGCTTACAGCGTCGCCCTCGGTCTCATCATGTCCATTGGGAAGGAGGTCACAGGGAAGATACCGCAGGGAAAG CTTGTTGACGTTGAAGCGATGCTGTCAGGTGCTCCAGATGCCTTCATTCTTGTTGCCAAACAGTGGATGAACATAAAAAG GTTGAGTACGTCCTTATCAATGCTGCCATCAGTTGAAGAAGTCTTCCCTACTGTCAGAAGTATTATAGAGGTGTTAAATGCTGCTCCGTTAGAATAA
- the LOC135485131 gene encoding tetratricopeptide repeat protein 13-like isoform X3, with protein sequence MIPAYHGRGSAYARKSLQANFNAAYNDFTKAIDLDRSIPESYERRAEVLALAGLTKEALEDISQALKTRPTAKLYFLRGVMALSSEDLTSAEMNFREALDMNDSHKLSILYYLGITLYYKGKLRNAIAVFKDVIKMKPDHLDAFTSMAHSYSGIGNFRLAMENFNHSLTLNPQHIAALQLRGLMFYQTGYLNSALVDFQKCLSVNPQNQRCMYMKGVIHLARGNYFDAVKTHTKVMIGHPLTVMRVSSDFIRAHYLREYARYLHAHVDTPFLDLRADEDFVPEFKDKWIKYQPLQSMTDYREQHGIQPNLKDVSPASFKHYPQDVQELILKASKIGALTQVNSDGFLPNQRLNLAMGLAAIHIAQVMEGLWKGPRNLHYKGNAFTWRHLFNISMQYRRVANPDQPVFWMDQMREDKSNGFQSQINFINEILLIRGHVVNIQMMQYYDLVFKLVKTTVEHYNSDGAVSYPGFREEIDRADTCDDLLRIAKKRHINPQGFMVPTQVPSYRDKNSHQLEGVILTLTGDNASRILFSINLAATKGRTTTFHAELDFLFNKLNDEIRRTGISKIVEFDSILNIMLSLVYYFYNLMPLSKGSSVVAYSVALGLIMSIGKEVTGKIPQGKLVDVEAMLSGAPDAFILVAKQWMNIKRLSTSLSMLPSVEEVFPTVRSIIEVLNAAPLE encoded by the exons ATGATACCTGCCTATCATGGACGTGGTTCTGCGTATGCAAGAAAGTCACTCCAG GCGAATTTCAATGCTGCCTATAATGATTTCACGAAAGCTATTGATCTTGATCGAAGTATTCCCGAGAGTTATGAGAGAAGAGCTGAG GTTTTGGCTTTGGCCGGCCTAACTAAAGAAGCTCTCGAAGACATCTCCCAAGCTTTAAAAACACGACCAACAGCAAAATTATATTTCTTACGTGGTGTGATGGCGTTATCGAGCGAGGATCTGACCTCTGCTGAAATGAACTTCAGAGAAGCGTTGGACATGAATGACTCCCACAAGCTCAGTATTCTCTACTACCTTGGCATAACACTGTATTACAAGGGGAAGCTCAGG AATGCTATAGCAGTCTTTAAAGATGTTATCAAAATGAAGCCGGATCATCTCGATGCCTTCACAAGTATGGCTCACTCATACAG TGGCATCGGTAACTTTAGGTTAGCCATGGAGAACTTCAATCATTCCTTGACCCTCAACCCTCAACACATTGCTGCTCTTCAGCTGAGAGGGTTAATGTTTTACCAGACTGGATACCTGAACAGTGCATTGGTGGACTTTCAG AAATGCCTGTCTGTCAACCCTCAGAACCAGAGGTGTATGTACATGAAGGGGGTCATCCACCTGGCAAGGGGCAACTATTTTGATGCTGTCAAGACTCACACTAAG GTGATGATTGGTCACCCTCTGACTGTCATGAGAGTCAGCTCTGACTTCATCCGTGCTCACTATCTCAGAG AGTATGCCCGATACCTCCACGCCCATGTAGACACTCCATTTCTAGATTTGCGGGCAGATGAAGATTTTGTGCCCGAGTTTAAAGATAAATGGATCAAGTATCAACCACTGCAATCCATG ACTGATTACAGAGAGCAGCATGGCATACAACCTAACCTAAA AGATGTTTCTCCAGCCTCTTTCAAACATTATCCCCAAGACGTGCAAGAGTTAATACTGAAAGCGAGTAAGATTGGTGCCCTTACTCAAGTGAACAGCGATGGATTCTTGCCAAACCAACGGTTGAATCTAGCAATGGGTCTGGCTGCCATTCATATTGCACAAGTTATGGAG GGACTTTGGAAGGGACCGAGGAATCTTCATTATAAAGGAAATGCCTTTACGTGGCGGCACCTGTTTAACATCTCGATGCAGTATCGGCGAGTAGCTAATCCTGATCAACCCGTGTTTTGGATGGACCAGATGAGAGAAGATAAAAGTAATGGATTCCAGTCGCAAATCAATTTCATCAA TGAGATATTACTTATAAG GGGACATGTGGTGAATATCCAGATGATGCAGTACTATGACTTAGTCTTCAAGCTAGTCAAGACGACAGTGGAGCATTACAACAGTGATGGTGCAGTCAGCTACCCAGGCTTCAGGGAGGAGATAGACAGGGCAGATACATGTGATGACCTACTGAGAATAGCAAAG AAGAGACATATCAACCCTCAAGGTTTCATGGTGCCAACACAAGTGCCCAGTTATCGTGATAAGAACTCACATCAACTTGAAGGCGTCATTCTGACACTGACAGGAGACAA TGCGAGTCGAATTCTATTCTCGATCAACCTGGCTGCCACTAAAGGTCGAACAACAACATTCCACGCCGAGTTAGACTTCCTCTTTAATAAACTCAATGACGAAATCAGAAGGACAGGAATATCAAAGATTGTG GAGTTTGACAGCATCCTTAACATCATGCTCTCCTTGGTCTATTACTTCTACAACTTGATGCCATTATCAAAGGGTTCGAGTGTGGTTGCTTACAGCGTCGCCCTCGGTCTCATCATGTCCATTGGGAAGGAGGTCACAGGGAAGATACCGCAGGGAAAG CTTGTTGACGTTGAAGCGATGCTGTCAGGTGCTCCAGATGCCTTCATTCTTGTTGCCAAACAGTGGATGAACATAAAAAG GTTGAGTACGTCCTTATCAATGCTGCCATCAGTTGAAGAAGTCTTCCCTACTGTCAGAAGTATTATAGAGGTGTTAAATGCTGCTCCGTTAGAATAA